One Mycobacterium paraseoulense genomic window, CGACTTCCACCTCGCCGCCGAATCCGCTCATCCGCAGGCCCCGATGCCTGATGCGGGTGTCCAGCCAGTCGCCCAGCCCGAGGCGCTCGCACTCGGCGACCGCGCGCGGCGTCAGCCCGTCACCGCATGGCTTGTCCCGCGGAAAGCTGGCGGAGTCGATGACCAGCACGTCGTTGCCGGCGCGTGCCGCCCACGCGGCGGCCGCCGAGCCGGCCGGTCCGGCGCCGACGACCACCAGGTCGGCTTTGGTCTCCACGCTCACCAGTATGTTGGTCGGGTGAGTACTCCGGCGACGGTGGTGGCGGGCGTGGACTTCGGCGACGCCGCGTTCGCGGCGGCCGTGCGCGACGGTGTCGGGCGGATCGAGCAGCTCATGGACACCGAACTGCGCAGCGCCGACGAGGTGATGACCGACTCGCTGACGCACCTATTCAAGGCCGGCGGCAAGCGATTCCGGCCGTTGTTCACGGTGCTGTCCGCCCAGATCGGGCCGAACCCGGAGGCGCACGACGTGACCATCGCCGGCGCGGTCATCGAGCTGGTCCACCTGGCCACGCTCTACCACGACGACGTGATGGACGAGGCGGAGGTGCGCCGCGGCGCGCCGACCGCGAACGTCCGCTGGGGGAACAACGTCGCGATCCTGGCCGGGGATTACCTGTTCGCCACGGCGTCGCGGCTGGTCTCCCGGCTGGGACCGGAAGCGGTACGGCTGATAGCCGAGACGTTCGCCCAGCTGGTGACGGGCCAGATGCGCGAGACGCGCGGCCTGACGGGACCGGCCGAAGGGGCGGACGCGATAGAGCACTACCTGAAGGTGGTGTACGAGAAGACGGCCTGCCTGATCGCCGCGGCGGGCCGTTTCGGCGCCATGTTCTCGGGCGCCGACGCCGAGCAGGTCGAGCGGCTGAGCCGGCTCGGCGGCATCGTGGGCACCGCGTTCCAGATCTCCGACGACATCATCGACATCGACAGCGACTCGCACGAGTCGGGCAAGCTGCCCGGCACCGACGTGCGCGAGGGCGTGCACACCCTGCCGATGCTGTACGCCCTGCGCGAATCCGGGGCGAACGCGGCGCGGCTGCGCGAGCTGCTGGCCGGCCCCATCGACGACGACGACGCGGTGGCCGAGGCGCTGGCGCTGCTGCGGGCGTCCCCCGGCATGGCGAAG contains:
- the grcC1 gene encoding nonaprenyl/(2E,6E)-farnesyl/geranylgeranyl diphosphat synthase; this translates as MSTPATVVAGVDFGDAAFAAAVRDGVGRIEQLMDTELRSADEVMTDSLTHLFKAGGKRFRPLFTVLSAQIGPNPEAHDVTIAGAVIELVHLATLYHDDVMDEAEVRRGAPTANVRWGNNVAILAGDYLFATASRLVSRLGPEAVRLIAETFAQLVTGQMRETRGLTGPAEGADAIEHYLKVVYEKTACLIAAAGRFGAMFSGADAEQVERLSRLGGIVGTAFQISDDIIDIDSDSHESGKLPGTDVREGVHTLPMLYALRESGANAARLRELLAGPIDDDDAVAEALALLRASPGMAKAKQTLAEYAAQARAELALLPDVAGRRALQTLVDYTISRHG